GATGAATATGCTGTATTTCTTGATTCATACAAAAAGTATCGGACAAAGAAGAATGCTATGCGTGAGGGCGAAGATGTGGAACAAACGAAAGAGTTTGCGGAATATGTGGCAGCGTGTTCTAAAATATTAAGAATCACGGATGAGTTAAAGTTAAGTGTGAATGCATCTGTTGCTGTGTTTGAGAAGATGCGTGAAGTTGCTAATAATAAATAGAATCAATAAAGAATATGATCCGGGAAGATAAAACGCCAACTAAAAAGATGTTGTCGACCAAGAATAACATTTATATAGGACTGTGTATCTTATATCTAGTGTTGTTAATGATAAACAGGAAATATCCAATAGGAGATATAACACTGCATATCGTTTATCTTTCAACCTGGTTTTTTCTTTTATTGTGGGAAGTAGTAGATGTACTAATAAATAGAAAGAAGAATATTAGCTTCATAGTTATAATTTCGATGGTGCTGGTTATGTACATTGCAAATATGTTGAGGTAAAAAATAATATGTATTATGCGAACCGTTTTATTTCTAGTTAGTATCGTTTTTAATATAGTTGGTATAGCAACTGCTAACGAAGTATTCAACCGTTGTGATACTCTTCCATCTGCGCAAATGGATTTGTTTACTTATGGAAGTCCGTCTATTGTAACAAGTGAGATGAATTTTAGAAATCTGTTTCGGAATTTTCCCATTTATGTAGATAATGCTAATGAAATAAAACTGCTATATTATCACTATGTGGAAACGATTAAAAACAAGAAGCAAATAAAAAGCTATGTGAAGAGAAATTTTCCACCATATGTTCCCAATTGGGGAGTAGCTGGAAGTCAAGGTGGAAATTCTGATATTGGTGAATTCTCTACTTGGCGTTTCACAATTGAACAAGATCCTTTTCAAACAATAGATGAAGACATTGTCAGTAAGATGATGCGGGAGGTTAAAATAGGCTATGAAGTATGGGAGGTTGTGTTTAAATTGTGGGATACGACTTACCATTATTATATGTTTGTGAATGCTAAAACGCAGGCAATTGTGAAGTGGGGGAATATTTTTGGAGCCAATATACCACAAAGCCATATTGATTTCATAAACCGAAAATACAAACGAGATGCCAAAAAGCATATTGAGGTTGTTCCGATTCTTCATCATCAATAATGGAAAAATATGATAGGATATGAAATAGCTATTAATGATCAGTCACCTGTGGTTGTCACGTCACCTGACGTGGCAGTCGTCATGGTGCATAGCAATTGCTCTTTCGGTGATAGTATTTATGTAGGAGGCTTGAATACTTCGAGAAGAATCGTTTGGGTAGATGAAAAACTGAAAGTGGGAGATAGGGTTCGTTTGAAAAAGGTATTGGAGGATGAGAACTTGATTTAATACCAAGATAGAAATGATAAGACTCTTTCATATTTTGTTTGCCGCAGCATGTATAGGCAGTATGTTTGTATATTCCCACCAATTTACAGACGCATATATTGTGCCCAAATGGTGCTGCGTTTTGTTTGTGCTGTTATGGATGCTGGTGTGTGCTGCATTTCTGGCATTGCAGCGTAAATCCATAGTGGCGGATATGGCGATATGGGGGAGTATCATTGTTTCCAGTTGTTGGTTGCAGGCTGTTTATGGAATATTGCAATACGTAGGTTTATTTCCTTCTCATGCAACCTTCCGTGTGACTGGTAGTTTTGATAATCCGGCAGGATTTGCTGCTTGCCTTTGTGCCGGATTGCCTTTTGTCGTTTTTTTGATCATACATAGAAATAAGTATATTCGATATGCCGGATGGCTGGCAGGTGGAGTGATGGTGTTGGCGATATTTTTATCTCATTCGCGATCCGGTATGGTAAGTGTCATTGCGGTATGTGTCATGTATTTGTGTGGAAGATTCGTTCATGGGAGATTATGGAGATATTTACTATCGGTATCTATGATAGGATTGTTAATAATCGGCTCCTATTGGTTGAAAAAAGATTCGGCAGATGGTCGGTTGTTGATTTGGCGGTGTGGTTTGGAAATGGTGAAAGATGCTCCTTGGACGGGGCATGGCGTCGGAAGTTTCGAGGCTAAATATATGGACTATCAGGCGGATTACTTCAAAGAATATGGTTCGCAAAATCGCTATGTAATGTTAGCGGATAATGTAAAGCAGCCTTTTAATGAATATTTGGGAGTTCTGATTAATTTCGGTATTGTCGGATTGGCTTTGCTTTTGGGTATTATGTGGGCACTTGTGTATTGTTATAGGCAAAATCCTACACAGGAAAAGAAAATAGCTCTTTATATTTTGCTATCAATAGGCGTATTCTCTTTCTTTTCCTATCCGTTTACGTATCCTTTTACTTGGGTGGTGACATTTCTTGCCGTTCTCATGTTGACTGTTGATTATTTGGAGCAGATAAAAATAGGAACATGGGGCAGGAATATAATGTATACAGCAACAATGATGTGTTTCTTCTGGGGACTGTTTAAGTTGGGTGAACGTACACAGTCGGAACGCAGTTGGCAGGAGGCTTCGGTATTAGCTCTTTGTCATTCGTATGATGAGGCGCTTCCGTACTATGTGAGTCTGAAACATCGATTCAAAGATAATCCTTATTTCCTGTATAATTATGCTGCTGTTTTCACGGAAGCCAAAGAATACGAGAAGGCTTTAAAGGTAGCGTTAGAGTGTCGCCGGTATTGGGCAGATTATGATTTGGAATTGATGATAGGAGAGAATTATCAGGAACAAAAAGATTTTATTTCAGCAGAAAAATATTACAAAAATGCATCAATGATGTGTCCGTCGAGATTTACTCCACTATATCAACTATTTAAACTTTATAAACAGTTTGGTGAAAGCGTACGAGTCTATGAAATGGCTGAAATGATTATAAATAAACCGGTAAAGATAAATTCCATGACAATACGTATGATGAAACGAGAGATGGAAAAAGAAATATTACAAATGAAAGGATGATTTGGTTACTATAAAAATGAAATAATGAAGAAACTATTGATTGCTTTACTAATATTGCTGTTGGCAGCCTGTTCGAAAAGTGTTCCTTATTCTGACGAAACTATTAAAAACGACTTGCGTGTACCTGCTTATCCGCTGCTGATGCTCCACCCGCATCTGCGTTTATGGTCGACAACAGATCAGCTGACAGAGAAGAATATGATTTTTACTAATGGGAAAAATCTTCCTTTTGTCGGTTTCCTGCGGGTGGACGGAACGATGTATCGCTTTATGGGTAGACGTGAACTACCTATGCAAGCCATTGCAACAATGGCATACGATTATGAAAGCTGGGAAGGAAAGTACACCTCTCTTAGACCGGATGAAGGCTGGGAGCAACCGGATTTTAATGATCAATATTGGCAGGTAAATGAAGGTGCATTCGGTACACGCGACAGACGTGAAACGAGAACGCAGTGGCTTTCAACTGATATATGGGTGCGGAGGGAAATCGTGGATATTGATCCATATTTGCTTGAGAACAAGAAGATTTATTTGCGTTATTCGTATGATGACATAGTTCAATTATATATTAACGGAAAACTAGTCGTAAGTGCGGACCGCGCAGCGGCAAATTTAAAAGTCGAGTTGCCGGATTCTATCTTGGATACAATGAAGGAAGGGAAAGCCCTTATTGCAGCTCATTGTGAGAATAAAAAAGGTAGTGCATTGATTGATTTCGGCTTATTTGCAGAGGAGCCGGGAATATTGGTAGAAGGCATAGCTCCTGTTTCTAATGAGAAGGAATGGATTGGGAAATATACAACAGAACAACCGGAAGAGGGTTGGGAAATGACTGCTTTCAATGATAGCACATGGGCACAAGGAAACGCTGCTTTTGGCACGGAAGGCGGACCGAGTGTTGGTACTCCTTGGAATACTAATAGGCTATGGATTAGGAGAGAAGTCTCATTCGATCCTTCCTTAGTGAAAAACAGACAACTTTTTGTACGTTATTCGTATAATGACGGTATGCAACTGCTTATTAATGGAAAGGAGCTTGTTCGTACGGGAACGAAGGCACGCAACGACGTGAAAGTGCAAATCCCGGATTCTATCTTAGAAACAATGGAAGATGGAAAAGCTTTGTTTGCGGCCCGTTGCGTGAATTGGGGAGGTACTTCCTTTGCAGATTTCGGGTTGTATGGTGAACTGAAAGAAGCCGGGCAAAAATCAGTGGATGTGCAGGCTACCCAAACACATTATATTTTTGATTGTGGAGATGTGGAATTGAAACTGACATTTACGGCTCCTTATTTATTGGATGATTTGGAACTGTTAAGTCGTCCGGTTAATTATATTTCTTATCAGGCTAAGGCCTTGGACGGTAAGGAGCATGATGTCGCTATTTATTTTGAAATGGATCCTCATAAAGCCTTTCGTGCCGGACAGTCTACGGAGATGTATGAAAAAGACGGTTGGGTGATGATGAAGACCGGTCGGGAGAATCAGAAGTTATGGGTAGATAAGCTGAAGGATGCTCCGGCCTGGGGATATTTCTATTTAGGAGCGAAAGAGAATGTTACTTGTGCACAAGGGGATGCGGCAGAGATGCGGGCACACTTTATGAAAGAAGGTGATTTGAAAGAAATGCGTCGGTCGAATGAAAAACGTTATGCGGCGATAGCACAGAAGCTGGAAATGAATAGTGAGTTTCCCCAACATCTGATTGCGGCTTTCGATGGATTGTATACAATGGCTTATTTCGGTGAGGACCTACGACCTTATTGGAATAAGGACGGAGATAAAACGATAGAAGGGTTATATGAAGATGCGGAAAAAGTATATAAAGAAACAATGGCAAGGTGCTATGCTTTTGACAGGCAATTGATGGAAAATGCTTGCCGTGTCGGTGGTAAAGAGTACGCAGAACTGTGTGCTTCGGCATATCGTCAGGCCGTTTCGTCTTTCCAGATGTCTAAGAATTCGAGTGATGAGTTGCTCTATTTTACTACGTTGGTGGGGTCGCTGGATATTTATTATGCTGTTTCACCGCTATTTCTTTGTTACAATCCCGATCTGCTGAAAGCAATGTTGAATCCTTTCTTTTATTATAGTGAGAGTGGTAAATGGAATAAGCCTTTCCCGGCTCATGATTTGGGCGGTTATCCGTTTGTAAACGGACAAGCGAAAGGGGGAGATTTACCGGTTGAACATGCCGGAAATATGCTGATTATGGTGGCTGCTATGGCTAAAGCGGAAAAAGATGCATCTTACGCAAAGGCTCATTGGGAGACTCTCTCCAAATGGGCGGGTTATTTGATGGAGAACGGGGTTGATACCGATAAACAGATTGATACTGATAGCTTTGCCGGCCGTTATTCTCATAATGCTAATTTGTCTGCCAAAGGAATTTTAGGTATTGCATCGTATGCTCTTCTGGCAAAAATGCTAGGTAAACAGGAAGATGCTGAAAAATATTTGGCAGCAGCAAAAAGAATGGCCGAGGAATGGGAGAAGCAGGCTTCTGATGGGGACCATTATCGTTTGGCTTTTGACCAGACGGATAGCTGGGGGCAAAAATATAACTTGATTTGGGATAAACTCCTTGACCTTCATGTTTTCCCGGATAGAGTAGTAGAATTGGAAACTGCTTTTTATAGGACTAAATTGAATACTTACGGTTGTCCGTTGCATAGTAAAACTGATTATGCGAAAGCTGATTGGACTATATGGACGGCTGCATTGCAAAATGACCGACTTATGTTTCGTGAGTTTATTCTTCCGCTTTACAATTATATGAATGAAAACAAATGGCGTGTACCAATGGCGGACACTTATAATGTTGTGAATCAGAAAACAAGAGTCACATCATGGGGAAGACCGGTAACGGGTGCCTATTTCATAAAATTATTAGAGGCGGTTATTGAATGATGTTGATTTAATGTGTATCTGTGCAAAAAAATAGTGTGGTTGCCCTGATTCTATACTTCGGATGTGCTTGATAAAGAAGAACCGATTGTAGCTATTGAAAAATTACTCTAGAGGAATATAAGAACGGATTTTTACATATGTAGATCAAATTCAAATTTGGAAATAATACTAATATATAACAGTTAATTAGATTTGTAAAATGAAGAAGACTATTGCTTTGATTTTTGTATCTTTATTTTTTCTATCTAGTTGTATAAATGATACAACAGGTAAAAAAGCTAACTTGCCAACCGAAAAATCCGTTATAGAAAATAGGAAAGCTTGCTTGGAAATTGTAAATAAGAAATATGATTTTGGAAAAATAAGCAAAAAAGAACATTCATATTTAGATGTTGAATTTGAGTTGAGGAATACGGGGAAAATTCCTTTAATAATATCAAAAGTTGACGTGTCTTGTGGGTGCTTGTCTGTCAATTACTCGAAAGAACCAATAAATCCTGGTAAAATAAGAAAACTGGCAGTACATATTGATACTAAAAATCAATATGGTATGTTTAATAAGGTCATTTTTATAAATTCCAATGCGGAGAATAACCTAGAGCTTATAAGGATAACAGGCGAAGTGGAAAAGTAAGCGACATTTAAGGTGCGGGGTCTAACTATATTGATACCAATGTGAAGTTAAATAACGAATTAATTGTTAGAGAGTAAATAAAGTAATATTTGCTAGAACCATTTGATGATATAATAAATAAACAAAAGTGAATATGAATCCTCCATGAATTAAGATAATTGCTAGAAACAGTGGATATTGGCTACCACTATGATATTGAAGTTGCATTATTGGTTGGAACATCCTAGGGTGAATATAAACTAATTTTATAGCTAAGTGCCAGATTGCACAAATAGGACGTGTACCAAGTATAATGTTAATAGAATGTCACTTAACATTTATTATAAGATAAATATTTATTAGAAAAAATATTGTATAACGCTTCTTTTTGTAAGAAGCATAATGATTATTTATATATGAAAAAAATATATTTTATATTAATAGCACTATCGTATTTTACAGTTTCGTGCTCTAATATTGACGATGAGTTACGTTATAGCTGTAATGAAAAAATTGATAGTTGGGTGAAAGAGAACTTTACTGAGATTCAAAAAATGGGTTATACCGAAATTCTAGAATATGATATGGGTACCCAAAAAGCAATTTATAATGCGATGTCGTTAGAACAAAGATATAATCTTTGGATAACTAAATTGAATAATGTTCTAAAATTGGAATGGAATGAGAAAGAAGAAGAACATCTAAATAATTTGTTGATATTTATTGAGAATAATAAGATACTTTTTGATAATAAAAAGAACGATGATATAAATGACGAATTTGAGTTGTTCATGTACAAATGGAAAGAATATGCAAAAAATGAATTGGGCTGGGATCAAATGAGTCTTTATAGTATTTACTGTACTTTAATAACTCCTACTAAGAAATTAGAAAATGATACTGTTCGACTTTTTGTAGAAGAAGATTTACTATCTAGTAATATTCCACAAACAAGGTCTAAAACAGAATTAATAAAAAAGCATGATACAAGTGAGGTTTGCTATTGTTCAACTAGTTCTGATTATTGTGGTAATAATAATTCATCATCAACTGCAGGAAGTTATACATCTTATTGCTCTAGTGGTTGTAGATCTACAGGTGAACCAAAAGGTTGTGGTATATTATGGCAATATGAGTGTGATGGCGGTTGTGATATGTATTATACACCTGTTGGTAATTAGAATATACTTCAATTAAATTAATTATCATTAAATGGTTCTACAGATGATAAGCTTAAATTTTAATGACTAGATTTTGTTTTTATCTTAAATTGTATCTGCTATAATGAAATATGTGTACGTTTTTTTTGCATCAGTTGTTCTATCTGTTATTAATTGTTTCCTAGGATCTGGATATATATATATAGGCTCCCTACATGGATTTAAATTATCAATATTGAGTGCCTTAATCTTATATTTGGTTTTTACTTTTATTGTTCTTAAAAAAAGTAAGCAATCTAATATCTCTTGGTTATTACTTGTAATTTTACTTGGATGTCTAATATTGGATTTGCCTGTGCATATATTAGATTTTAAGAACACGCTTATGTCGTTACTTGATTTGCCGTGTCGTTGGTTGGCAATTATTGTGGCTTATTTTTGTTACCGTTGGCAAAATTATATGATACGGTTATTCTCTTTGGTAATTCTTTATTTGATATTTGCTTTTTGGTTAACTTTTGAAGGCTTTGACTTATGGGTGCATAAACTAAACTTTGGAACATTTACTGGGAAAGTAATTGAAGATGTGGCTGAAAATGATATAGTGTTTACGAATGAATTGGGGGAAAAGAAGAGTATAGATCAATTGCATGGTGAGTATATCGTTTTAGATTTCTGGTTTACTGGATGTAGAATATGTTTCGATACAATGCCCAATTTTCAAAAGTTATACAATTTGTCAAATAGTAATAAGGTCGGATTGTTTTCTGTTTGTTGCTATAATGAAAAACAAGGGGAGGACTATCTAACAGGCCGTAAGGTACTTTCTGAAAGAGGATATGATTATCCTGTGCTTTCAATAAATATTAAAGATCCTTTATTGCAGAATTTAGGTGTAAGTGCTATGCCAATGGTTTTAATCTTTAATTCTGAACGAAAACTGATTTTTAGAGGTTCTCTCGAATATGCAGAAGATTTTATGAAAGATTTTAAATGTAAGATTTGATATGAAGCATATCCTCAACAGGAACATTAAAGATATACTCTATACGGTAATCATGAGTGTTTTTATTGTATGTGTTATGTTTATTACCTTAGATATATTTCAAGACTCTGTAATATTAACTAAGTGGTATGCTTTTTTGATTGGTTCCTCCGTGTTTGGTATTTTAATGCTATGTTCAAGAACTGTTTTTTGTATATTTAGTGATAAAATCACACTGTGCTTGTTGATTTTTTTGTCATATCTGCTTATACGAAATATCAATTTATATTTAGGTATTAACTCACTTTATTCTCCATTAGTGTTCTTTGTTTTGTTTCTATGTTTCCGTAACTTGTCAACGAAACTGAATAATAGAATAGTTATCGTTATAGTAGTATTATGCTTTTTCCAATCTATATATGGCATACTTCAGTATTGTGAGGTTTTTAATAATTATAGCAGATTTAAGGTTGTGGGAAGCTATGATAATCCTAGTGGATTTGCAGCTTGTCTTTCAGCTAGCTTTCCTTATTGTTTTTCTTTCTTTAATACGAAGAAGCCAATACTTTTGTTTACGGGAGTTATAATCTCTATTTTAATAATAATAGCAATAATTCTATCCGGTTCTAGGTCTGGTATACTTTCAATAATTATAGTATCTATGCTTTATTGCGGATATAAGCGTTTTTTTGTTGCAACAAATTGATAAAGCAAGTTTGGCTGTGTAGTGGTATGTTTGTTCTAATAGCTATTGGAATAATCTTGTTTGTAATAAAAAAAGATTCCGCAGTTGGTCGCATACTTATTTGGAGTAATACTCTTGAATTAATAAATGATAGACCGTTGTTTGGATATGGGCCTTGCGGTTTTACTGCCAATTATATGAGTGCACAAGCAGTCTATTTTGAAAACAATAGTGAAAGCATTTATTCTCAACTGGCAGATAATATTATAATGCCATTTAATGACTACTTATTTATTGCTGTAAAATATGGTATTGTAGGGTTGTTGATGTTTTTTGTTGTTGCGTATTATGTGTTTAAAGAAAGTGACAAATTAGAATTAGGCCATTTTTGCATAATTTCAATAGGAGTATTCGCTTGTTTTTCATATCCGTTAAGATATCCTTGTGTACTTTTTTTATTGGCCTACTCAATTGCTATATCTTCAAAGAAAATCTGTATGCACAACTTAAATGTAATGGTAAAAAGGTTATTAACGGGTATTCTTATCATTGGAATGTATATGCTCTGCCTAGATATTCGTTTTGAAAGTAAATGGAATATCCTTGTTGAGATGTCTGTATTAGGAAAGACACGGACTTTAATTCCAGAGTATAATAAATTATATAAAACCTGGAATTATAATCCTTCATTTTTGTATAACTATGCAGCGGTTTTGAATAAAGCTTCTGATTTCCG
The Bacteroides luhongzhouii DNA segment above includes these coding regions:
- a CDS encoding TlpA family protein disulfide reductase, with translation MSLLDLPCRWLAIIVAYFCYRWQNYMIRLFSLVILYLIFAFWLTFEGFDLWVHKLNFGTFTGKVIEDVAENDIVFTNELGEKKSIDQLHGEYIVLDFWFTGCRICFDTMPNFQKLYNLSNSNKVGLFSVCCYNEKQGEDYLTGRKVLSERGYDYPVLSINIKDPLLQNLGVSAMPMVLIFNSERKLIFRGSLEYAEDFMKDFKCKI
- a CDS encoding O-antigen ligase family protein; this encodes MIKQVWLCSGMFVLIAIGIILFVIKKDSAVGRILIWSNTLELINDRPLFGYGPCGFTANYMSAQAVYFENNSESIYSQLADNIIMPFNDYLFIAVKYGIVGLLMFFVVAYYVFKESDKLELGHFCIISIGVFACFSYPLRYPCVLFLLAYSIAISSKKICMHNLNVMVKRLLTGILIIGMYMLCLDIRFESKWNILVEMSVLGKTRTLIPEYNKLYKTWNYNPSFLYNYAAVLNKASDFRASNAVIKECVKYVNDYDTQILLANNYYNLNDLDLAEKYYMNASNMCPNRFIPLYGLFLVNQKRGDQKKCYELASLILNKPIKTMSSTIKNIKREVYVFNKSKKAINRLDERNEEN
- a CDS encoding bacteriocin fulvocin C-related protein, translating into MKKIYFILIALSYFTVSCSNIDDELRYSCNEKIDSWVKENFTEIQKMGYTEILEYDMGTQKAIYNAMSLEQRYNLWITKLNNVLKLEWNEKEEEHLNNLLIFIENNKILFDNKKNDDINDEFELFMYKWKEYAKNELGWDQMSLYSIYCTLITPTKKLENDTVRLFVEEDLLSSNIPQTRSKTELIKKHDTSEVCYCSTSSDYCGNNNSSSTAGSYTSYCSSGCRSTGEPKGCGILWQYECDGGCDMYYTPVGN
- a CDS encoding DUF1573 domain-containing protein, translated to MKKTIALIFVSLFFLSSCINDTTGKKANLPTEKSVIENRKACLEIVNKKYDFGKISKKEHSYLDVEFELRNTGKIPLIISKVDVSCGCLSVNYSKEPINPGKIRKLAVHIDTKNQYGMFNKVIFINSNAENNLELIRITGEVEK
- a CDS encoding glutaminase family protein, translated to MKKLLIALLILLLAACSKSVPYSDETIKNDLRVPAYPLLMLHPHLRLWSTTDQLTEKNMIFTNGKNLPFVGFLRVDGTMYRFMGRRELPMQAIATMAYDYESWEGKYTSLRPDEGWEQPDFNDQYWQVNEGAFGTRDRRETRTQWLSTDIWVRREIVDIDPYLLENKKIYLRYSYDDIVQLYINGKLVVSADRAAANLKVELPDSILDTMKEGKALIAAHCENKKGSALIDFGLFAEEPGILVEGIAPVSNEKEWIGKYTTEQPEEGWEMTAFNDSTWAQGNAAFGTEGGPSVGTPWNTNRLWIRREVSFDPSLVKNRQLFVRYSYNDGMQLLINGKELVRTGTKARNDVKVQIPDSILETMEDGKALFAARCVNWGGTSFADFGLYGELKEAGQKSVDVQATQTHYIFDCGDVELKLTFTAPYLLDDLELLSRPVNYISYQAKALDGKEHDVAIYFEMDPHKAFRAGQSTEMYEKDGWVMMKTGRENQKLWVDKLKDAPAWGYFYLGAKENVTCAQGDAAEMRAHFMKEGDLKEMRRSNEKRYAAIAQKLEMNSEFPQHLIAAFDGLYTMAYFGEDLRPYWNKDGDKTIEGLYEDAEKVYKETMARCYAFDRQLMENACRVGGKEYAELCASAYRQAVSSFQMSKNSSDELLYFTTLVGSLDIYYAVSPLFLCYNPDLLKAMLNPFFYYSESGKWNKPFPAHDLGGYPFVNGQAKGGDLPVEHAGNMLIMVAAMAKAEKDASYAKAHWETLSKWAGYLMENGVDTDKQIDTDSFAGRYSHNANLSAKGILGIASYALLAKMLGKQEDAEKYLAAAKRMAEEWEKQASDGDHYRLAFDQTDSWGQKYNLIWDKLLDLHVFPDRVVELETAFYRTKLNTYGCPLHSKTDYAKADWTIWTAALQNDRLMFREFILPLYNYMNENKWRVPMADTYNVVNQKTRVTSWGRPVTGAYFIKLLEAVIE
- a CDS encoding O-antigen ligase family protein, coding for MIRLFHILFAAACIGSMFVYSHQFTDAYIVPKWCCVLFVLLWMLVCAAFLALQRKSIVADMAIWGSIIVSSCWLQAVYGILQYVGLFPSHATFRVTGSFDNPAGFAACLCAGLPFVVFLIIHRNKYIRYAGWLAGGVMVLAIFLSHSRSGMVSVIAVCVMYLCGRFVHGRLWRYLLSVSMIGLLIIGSYWLKKDSADGRLLIWRCGLEMVKDAPWTGHGVGSFEAKYMDYQADYFKEYGSQNRYVMLADNVKQPFNEYLGVLINFGIVGLALLLGIMWALVYCYRQNPTQEKKIALYILLSIGVFSFFSYPFTYPFTWVVTFLAVLMLTVDYLEQIKIGTWGRNIMYTATMMCFFWGLFKLGERTQSERSWQEASVLALCHSYDEALPYYVSLKHRFKDNPYFLYNYAAVFTEAKEYEKALKVALECRRYWADYDLELMIGENYQEQKDFISAEKYYKNASMMCPSRFTPLYQLFKLYKQFGESVRVYEMAEMIINKPVKINSMTIRMMKREMEKEILQMKG